From one Brevibacterium sp. 'Marine' genomic stretch:
- a CDS encoding cytochrome c oxidase assembly protein, whose protein sequence is MSSSVFEPITRFVQRAAVPIVVFLGLIAGLAALFFTGAANPTLLNDPGSVVRFGLPAAKFVFNTAMSLTIGALMFAVLILPRTAGGRGRRHKGPVADLPLDPLWTRAVRIAEYSSVVWTLSAVAVLVFSFVDTVGAQAYLDFSNQLGVFVTQIAYGQLWVLIVVLIAVASTLCFGTRSHVGIAVAGVLSVAVILPLALMGHSSEASGHTQAVNSLGLHILGAVLWLGGLFVIALLGTRLAASKNLKPIIERYSTIALISFGLIVFSGVVNSLLRVKGVDDLMTPYGQVILAKAFATVLLGLIGFWHRQFVISRLGSAASATVEFWRLITVEFILFGITMGMAVALARSQPPVPQEPVGDPTPAEILTGDPLPPKPDLSRYFSEWSMDPLWIAVAVGFSIAYVVAFINLRRRGDRWPVLRLVSWLVGMVFLVYVTSGGPRVYGEVQFSAHMIEHMLLVMVVPLPLVLGAPITMLMRGTKARTDGSVGLREWVLWLVHTPYLRFFAHPIVASVNFAGSLIVFYYSGIMYYALDTHLGHELMIAHFLGAGYLFAQALIGIDPGVKRPVFPMRLVMLLVTMAFHAFFGISIMSSNVLIAGDWFGNVGAGWGYTAIDDQQLGGSIAWGIGEFPTLFIAIMVCVQWAKSSDREAKRIDRSEDRTDDAELRAYNAMLASMAERDAKAPPRRR, encoded by the coding sequence GTGAGTTCTTCAGTTTTCGAGCCGATCACACGGTTCGTACAACGTGCCGCGGTCCCCATCGTCGTCTTCCTGGGACTCATCGCCGGTCTGGCCGCACTCTTCTTCACCGGAGCAGCCAACCCCACTCTGCTCAATGACCCCGGCTCCGTCGTCCGCTTCGGTCTTCCCGCAGCCAAGTTCGTCTTCAACACTGCGATGTCGCTGACCATCGGTGCCCTCATGTTCGCCGTCCTCATCCTCCCGCGCACAGCCGGCGGTCGCGGTCGCCGACACAAGGGCCCGGTGGCCGACCTGCCTCTCGACCCGCTGTGGACGAGGGCGGTTCGGATCGCCGAATACTCGTCGGTCGTGTGGACGCTGTCCGCGGTCGCCGTGCTCGTCTTCTCATTCGTCGACACCGTCGGTGCCCAGGCCTACCTCGATTTCTCGAATCAGCTCGGCGTCTTCGTCACTCAGATCGCCTACGGGCAGCTGTGGGTGCTCATCGTCGTCCTCATCGCCGTCGCCTCGACCCTGTGCTTCGGCACTCGCTCCCATGTCGGCATCGCCGTTGCCGGAGTGCTCAGCGTCGCCGTGATCCTGCCCTTGGCCCTGATGGGCCACTCCTCGGAGGCCTCCGGGCACACTCAGGCCGTCAACAGCCTCGGCCTGCACATCCTCGGCGCGGTCCTCTGGCTCGGTGGGCTCTTCGTCATTGCGCTGCTGGGAACACGCCTGGCCGCCTCGAAGAACCTCAAGCCGATCATCGAACGGTATTCGACGATCGCACTCATCTCCTTCGGTCTCATCGTCTTCTCCGGAGTCGTCAATTCGCTCCTGCGCGTGAAAGGCGTCGACGACCTGATGACCCCCTACGGGCAGGTCATCCTCGCGAAGGCGTTCGCGACCGTACTGCTCGGTCTGATCGGATTCTGGCACCGTCAGTTCGTCATCTCGCGTTTGGGCTCTGCCGCCTCGGCGACGGTGGAATTCTGGCGCCTCATCACCGTCGAATTCATCCTGTTCGGAATCACGATGGGCATGGCCGTAGCTTTGGCCCGGTCGCAGCCGCCGGTGCCGCAGGAACCGGTGGGCGACCCCACCCCGGCCGAGATCCTCACCGGTGATCCGCTGCCGCCGAAGCCAGACCTGTCCCGCTATTTCAGCGAATGGTCGATGGATCCGCTGTGGATCGCGGTCGCTGTGGGCTTCTCGATCGCCTACGTCGTGGCGTTCATCAACCTTCGCCGCCGCGGCGACAGGTGGCCGGTGCTGCGCCTCGTCAGCTGGCTGGTGGGCATGGTCTTCCTCGTCTACGTCACCTCGGGCGGACCCCGCGTCTACGGTGAGGTGCAGTTCTCCGCGCACATGATCGAGCACATGCTTCTGGTCATGGTCGTACCCCTGCCGCTCGTGCTCGGCGCGCCGATCACCATGCTCATGCGCGGGACGAAGGCGCGCACGGACGGGTCCGTCGGCCTGCGCGAATGGGTGCTCTGGCTCGTCCACACCCCGTATCTGCGCTTCTTCGCCCACCCGATCGTGGCGAGCGTGAACTTCGCGGGTTCGCTGATCGTCTTCTACTACTCGGGAATCATGTACTACGCGCTCGATACGCATCTCGGGCACGAGCTGATGATCGCGCACTTCCTCGGCGCCGGGTACCTGTTCGCCCAGGCCCTCATCGGCATCGACCCTGGCGTCAAGCGCCCCGTCTTCCCGATGCGGCTCGTGATGCTGCTGGTGACGATGGCCTTCCACGCCTTCTTCGGCATCTCGATCATGAGCTCGAACGTGCTGATCGCCGGAGACTGGTTCGGCAACGTCGGCGCAGGTTGGGGCTATACGGCGATCGATGACCAGCAGCTCGGCGGTTCCATCGCGTGGGGCATCGGCGAGTTCCCGACCCTGTTCATCGCGATCATGGTCTGCGTCCAGTGGGCGAAGTCCTCGGACCGGGAAGCCAAGCGCATCGACCGCAGCGAAGATCGCACCGACGACGCCGAACTGCGTGCCTACAATGCGATGCTCGCCTCGATGGCCGAGCGAGACGCAAAGGCGCCTCCGCGCCGGCGGTGA
- a CDS encoding HU family DNA-binding protein — protein sequence MAKNRSELVAEVAEKSGLTQKQVSDVLDGVFDVFSDVVAKGEKLTIPGWLSVERTERAARKGRNPQTGEEIQIKAGYSVKLSAGSKLKGAAGSPN from the coding sequence ATGGCTAAGAACCGCAGTGAGCTCGTTGCAGAAGTCGCCGAGAAGTCCGGCCTGACCCAGAAGCAGGTCTCGGACGTGCTCGATGGTGTCTTCGATGTCTTCTCCGACGTCGTGGCCAAGGGCGAAAAGCTCACCATCCCCGGCTGGCTCTCCGTTGAGCGCACCGAGCGTGCCGCTCGCAAGGGTCGCAATCCGCAGACCGGTGAAGAGATCCAGATCAAGGCCGGCTACTCCGTGAAGCTGTCCGCTGGTTCGAAGCTTAAGGGCGCCGCAGGCAGCCCGAACTGA
- the mmsB gene encoding 3-hydroxyisobutyrate dehydrogenase: protein MSTIGWVGLGNMGRPMTANLVRAGHTVNGFDLVPEAVDAAAKNGVNPVNSIAEAVAGADIVFTMLPKGEHARTAYLEPDGVLANADQRTLLVDSSTIDFDSARLLHAEAKKAGFRLIDGPVSGGVTGAEAGTLTFMLGGADADIEEARPFIEAMAGNIFHAGGDAAGQAAKIVNNMMLSISLQGVVEGAVLADRFGLDPKVFHDIAKVSSGDSWPLRTWYPVPGVTTTAAANNEFQPGFATALMHKDVGLALAGAETQGVELPAAALVHAQLQKLIDEDLGGLDTSALIKNIDPNAEGLPK from the coding sequence ATGTCGACGATTGGATGGGTTGGCCTGGGGAATATGGGCCGCCCGATGACTGCGAACCTGGTCAGGGCCGGTCACACCGTCAATGGTTTCGATCTCGTCCCCGAAGCCGTGGACGCAGCCGCGAAGAACGGGGTGAACCCCGTGAACTCCATCGCCGAGGCGGTCGCCGGTGCCGATATCGTCTTCACGATGCTGCCCAAAGGTGAGCACGCCCGCACCGCCTACCTCGAGCCCGACGGTGTCCTGGCCAACGCGGACCAGAGGACCCTCCTCGTCGATTCCTCGACGATCGACTTCGATTCGGCTCGTCTCCTCCATGCCGAGGCGAAGAAGGCAGGCTTCCGCCTCATCGACGGACCCGTCTCCGGCGGAGTCACCGGTGCCGAAGCCGGCACCCTGACGTTCATGCTCGGCGGTGCCGACGCCGACATCGAAGAGGCTCGCCCCTTCATCGAGGCGATGGCCGGCAACATCTTCCACGCCGGTGGTGACGCCGCAGGTCAGGCCGCGAAGATCGTGAACAACATGATGCTGTCGATCAGCCTCCAGGGTGTCGTCGAAGGCGCCGTGCTCGCCGATCGCTTCGGCCTCGACCCGAAGGTCTTCCACGATATTGCGAAGGTGTCCTCCGGTGACTCCTGGCCGCTGCGTACGTGGTACCCGGTGCCGGGCGTGACGACGACGGCCGCAGCGAACAACGAGTTCCAGCCCGGCTTCGCCACCGCACTCATGCACAAGGACGTCGGCCTGGCCCTCGCCGGTGCTGAGACCCAGGGTGTCGAGCTCCCGGCCGCCGCCCTCGTCCACGCGCAGCTGCAGAAGCTCATCGACGAAGACCTCGGCGGACTCGACACGTCCGCCCTGATCAAGAACATCGACCCGAACGCCGAGGGTCTGCCGAAATAG
- the rpsN gene encoding 30S ribosomal protein S14: protein MAKKSKIAKDKQRRVIVERYAERRATLKRQLTHPDSTDEQREEARLALQKLPRDASPVRLRNRDQVDGRPRGYLRKFGLSRVRFREMAHNGELPGVTKSSW, encoded by the coding sequence ATGGCTAAGAAGTCAAAGATCGCAAAAGACAAGCAGCGTCGCGTCATCGTTGAACGTTATGCAGAGCGCCGCGCGACTCTCAAGCGTCAGCTGACCCACCCCGATTCCACCGACGAGCAGCGCGAAGAGGCACGCCTCGCCCTGCAGAAGCTTCCCCGCGATGCTTCGCCGGTTCGCCTTCGCAACCGTGACCAGGTCGACGGTCGTCCGCGTGGCTACCTCCGGAAGTTCGGACTCTCCCGAGTTCGTTTCCGCGAAATGGCTCACAACGGCGAGTTGCCCGGCGTTACTAAGTCAAGCTGGTAA
- a CDS encoding MFS transporter, producing MSSQNNAERKSIRAQLRKVVAASMAGTVVEWYEFFLYGSAATLVFNHILFPPSDNPLTPILAGFATYAVGFIARPIGGIVFGHFGDKYGRKKLLQLSIVLVGVATFLMGCLPTFDQIGYLAPILLVLLRVVQGFAVGGEWGGAVLLVAEHAPNKERGFWASFPQSGVPLGNLLATGVLFVLTATLTEEHFLSWGWRVSFWLSAVIVLIGYYIRTRVSDAPIFDEVQAEEIEEGVDYGVKAVFKRYPREVFAAMGLRFVENIHYYLVVTFSITYLATQVKIEAAEILGLLLGAHAIHAVLVPLVGAATDRIGRKMPYALGIILTATWGFFAFPMYDTGNAVMIFLALLIGLVFHALMYAGQPAIMSEMFPTRMRNSGVSTGYQVTAIVAGSFAPIIATALLDAFGSSVPIALYLLAAAIISFIALMFTRETKGIDLRSLDHADKVRRGVATAS from the coding sequence ATGAGTTCTCAGAACAATGCTGAGAGGAAGTCGATTCGCGCCCAGCTGCGCAAGGTCGTCGCTGCCTCGATGGCCGGAACGGTCGTCGAATGGTACGAGTTCTTCCTCTACGGTTCGGCCGCCACACTGGTGTTCAACCACATCCTGTTCCCGCCGTCCGACAATCCGCTGACTCCGATCCTGGCCGGCTTCGCCACCTATGCGGTCGGCTTCATCGCTCGTCCCATCGGCGGCATCGTCTTCGGTCACTTCGGCGACAAATACGGACGCAAGAAGCTGCTGCAGCTGTCGATCGTCCTCGTCGGTGTGGCCACCTTCCTCATGGGCTGCCTGCCGACCTTCGACCAGATCGGCTATCTCGCCCCGATCCTGCTCGTGCTGCTGCGCGTGGTCCAAGGCTTCGCCGTCGGAGGCGAATGGGGTGGCGCGGTCCTTCTCGTGGCCGAGCACGCTCCGAACAAGGAACGCGGCTTCTGGGCGTCATTCCCGCAGTCCGGCGTTCCCTTGGGCAACCTGCTCGCCACCGGTGTTCTGTTCGTCCTCACCGCAACGCTGACCGAAGAGCACTTCCTGTCGTGGGGTTGGCGTGTATCGTTCTGGCTCTCGGCCGTCATCGTTCTCATCGGCTACTACATCCGCACCCGCGTCTCCGATGCGCCGATCTTCGACGAGGTTCAGGCCGAGGAGATCGAGGAAGGCGTCGACTACGGCGTCAAGGCCGTGTTCAAGCGCTACCCGCGTGAGGTCTTCGCCGCAATGGGCCTGCGTTTCGTCGAGAACATCCACTACTACCTCGTGGTGACCTTCTCGATCACCTACCTCGCCACGCAGGTGAAGATCGAAGCGGCCGAGATCCTCGGGCTCCTGCTCGGAGCTCACGCGATCCACGCAGTCCTCGTCCCGCTCGTCGGCGCCGCCACCGACCGGATCGGACGCAAGATGCCCTACGCCTTGGGCATCATCCTGACAGCGACGTGGGGCTTCTTCGCCTTCCCGATGTATGACACCGGCAACGCCGTCATGATCTTCCTCGCCCTCCTCATCGGCCTGGTCTTCCATGCGCTGATGTATGCGGGTCAGCCGGCGATCATGTCCGAGATGTTCCCGACTCGCATGCGCAACTCGGGGGTGTCGACCGGCTACCAGGTGACAGCCATCGTGGCGGGATCCTTTGCGCCGATCATCGCCACTGCGCTCCTCGACGCCTTCGGATCCTCGGTTCCGATCGCGCTCTACCTGCTGGCCGCTGCGATCATCTCGTTCATCGCTCTGATGTTCACCCGCGAGACCAAGGGCATCGACCTGCGCTCGCTCGACCATGCAGACAAGGTGCGACGCGGAGTCGCCACTGCCAGCTGA
- a CDS encoding 3-hydroxybutyrate dehydrogenase gives MGDLTSKRALVTGGGSGLGKAIVQSFAQAGASVVVADVDADAAQAVADDIGGEAWAVNLADTSALDGTELDVDILVNNAGIQRIHPITEFPLEDWRLINTLMLEAPFVLTKAVLPKMCERGWGRIINLSSVHGLRASANKSAYVAAKHGLMGLTKTTALEAGPHGVTCNAINPGYVLTPLVKGQIADQAKTHGISEDEVLEQVFLGHSAVPKLAEPEDVAAIALFLAGEHAAVINGSAHSIDGGWVAA, from the coding sequence ATGGGAGACCTCACCAGCAAACGCGCACTCGTCACCGGCGGCGGATCCGGTCTCGGCAAGGCGATCGTTCAGTCATTCGCGCAGGCCGGAGCGTCCGTCGTCGTCGCCGACGTCGACGCTGACGCGGCACAGGCCGTTGCCGACGACATCGGCGGCGAAGCGTGGGCAGTCAACCTGGCGGACACCTCGGCGCTGGACGGCACCGAGCTCGACGTCGACATCCTCGTCAACAACGCCGGCATCCAGCGGATCCACCCGATCACGGAATTCCCGCTCGAGGACTGGCGGCTGATCAACACGCTCATGCTCGAAGCACCGTTCGTGCTCACGAAAGCGGTGCTGCCGAAGATGTGCGAGCGCGGCTGGGGACGCATCATCAACCTCTCGTCCGTCCACGGGCTGCGCGCCTCGGCGAACAAGTCCGCCTACGTCGCGGCCAAACACGGACTGATGGGGCTGACGAAGACGACCGCACTCGAAGCCGGACCGCACGGAGTGACGTGCAATGCGATCAACCCCGGCTATGTGCTCACACCCCTGGTCAAGGGACAGATCGCCGACCAGGCGAAGACGCACGGCATCAGCGAGGACGAGGTCCTCGAGCAGGTGTTCCTCGGCCATTCCGCGGTGCCCAAGCTCGCCGAGCCCGAGGATGTCGCGGCCATTGCGCTCTTCCTGGCCGGGGAGCATGCCGCGGTCATCAACGGCAGCGCTCACAGCATTGACGGCGGTTGGGTCGCCGCCTGA
- a CDS encoding YggS family pyridoxal phosphate-dependent enzyme, whose protein sequence is MSTPDSTSPLSADDIAAITGSLDEVADRARAAAEASGRSGDDVRVLLATKTQPAEKIRVALEHGFTLIGENKVQEITGKAEALADLDPETHLIGPLQRNKVNHTLRHAQCIQSVDNLPLAEKINNRLDVLDETVDYFIQVNTSREDSKFGVAPEDAEELITATRALGRMRLRGLMTIGLPGSSPEEIRPSYSDLRELSETLRGSGVMPAEATELSMGMSGDFELAIAEGATIVRVGSSIFGARDYS, encoded by the coding sequence ATGAGTACGCCTGATTCCACCTCCCCGCTGTCCGCCGACGACATCGCCGCCATCACCGGCAGCCTCGACGAGGTTGCTGATCGGGCCCGGGCCGCCGCCGAGGCGAGCGGTCGCAGCGGGGACGATGTGCGCGTGCTGCTGGCGACGAAGACGCAGCCGGCGGAGAAGATCCGCGTCGCCCTCGAACACGGGTTCACGCTCATCGGCGAGAACAAGGTGCAGGAGATCACCGGCAAGGCCGAGGCGCTCGCCGACCTCGATCCCGAGACCCACCTCATCGGACCGCTGCAGCGCAACAAAGTCAATCACACCCTGCGGCATGCTCAGTGCATCCAGTCCGTCGACAACCTCCCGCTGGCCGAGAAGATCAACAACCGCCTCGACGTCCTCGACGAGACCGTCGACTACTTCATCCAGGTCAACACCTCCCGCGAGGACTCGAAGTTCGGTGTCGCACCCGAAGACGCCGAGGAGCTCATCACCGCGACCCGGGCACTCGGCCGGATGCGGCTGCGCGGACTCATGACGATCGGACTGCCCGGCAGCAGCCCCGAAGAGATCCGCCCCAGCTACTCCGACCTGCGCGAGCTCAGCGAGACGCTGCGCGGATCAGGGGTCATGCCCGCCGAGGCGACCGAGCTGTCGATGGGCATGAGCGGCGACTTCGAACTCGCCATCGCCGAAGGAGCGACGATCGTCCGCGTCGGATCGAGCATCTTCGGCGCCCGCGACTACTCCTGA
- the rpmG gene encoding 50S ribosomal protein L33, whose product MMAKAQDVRPIIKLKSTAGTGYTYVTRKNRRNTPDRIVLKKYDPVVRKHVDFREER is encoded by the coding sequence CTGATGGCTAAGGCACAGGATGTTCGTCCCATCATCAAGCTCAAGTCGACGGCCGGCACCGGGTACACCTACGTGACCCGCAAGAACCGCCGCAACACTCCGGACCGCATCGTGCTCAAGAAGTACGATCCCGTAGTCCGCAAGCACGTCGATTTCCGAGAGGAGCGCTGA
- the rpmB gene encoding 50S ribosomal protein L28, which translates to MAATCQVTGAVPGFGHNVSHSKRRTKRRFNPNIQKKRYYVPSLRRNVTLTLSAKGIKVIDARGIDAVVNELIAKGVKL; encoded by the coding sequence ATGGCAGCAACCTGCCAGGTAACCGGGGCCGTCCCCGGTTTCGGACACAACGTGTCCCACTCGAAGCGCCGCACGAAGCGCCGCTTCAACCCGAACATTCAGAAAAAGCGCTACTACGTTCCGTCGCTGCGCCGCAACGTCACGCTGACCTTGTCCGCTAAGGGCATCAAGGTCATCGACGCTCGCGGAATCGACGCTGTGGTCAACGAACTCATCGCCAAGGGAGTGAAGCTCTGA
- a CDS encoding LysR family transcriptional regulator, producing the protein MASYAPGSSGLQIAPEDLLTLLAVARLGKFTAAAHSLGLNHTTVSRRIAALEKAYGDRVLVASPDGWELSAAGRQLLPIAEDIEAALGRIDAHSNSALSGTIRLACPQAFALEYAVPALTTLQAQHPGLQIELITATQRARQYRSGVDIEIVVGRPDAPRSIAKHIRDYRLQLYASQDYISSHPMPQTLDDLADHRMVYYIENSLRVDDLDEAADALPRGAGFFRSTSVHAHVLATSHGAGIGILPDFLAHGNSRLVQVLPELFSKKVSYWASVRHESLRNAGVRKVLESL; encoded by the coding sequence ATGGCTTCCTATGCACCTGGCAGTTCAGGTCTGCAGATCGCTCCCGAGGATCTGCTGACTCTGCTCGCCGTCGCCCGACTGGGGAAGTTCACGGCCGCCGCGCACAGCCTCGGCCTCAACCACACGACCGTGTCCAGGCGCATCGCCGCGCTCGAGAAAGCGTACGGCGATCGCGTGCTCGTGGCTTCCCCCGACGGGTGGGAGCTCAGCGCCGCCGGGCGCCAGCTGCTGCCGATCGCCGAGGATATCGAGGCCGCGCTGGGCCGCATCGATGCGCATTCGAACTCGGCTCTGTCCGGGACGATCCGGCTGGCCTGTCCGCAGGCCTTCGCCCTTGAGTATGCCGTTCCGGCGCTCACTACACTGCAGGCGCAGCATCCGGGACTGCAGATCGAACTGATCACTGCCACGCAGCGGGCCAGGCAGTACCGGTCGGGTGTCGATATCGAGATCGTCGTCGGGCGTCCCGATGCCCCGCGGTCGATTGCCAAGCACATCCGCGACTACCGGCTCCAGCTCTATGCCTCGCAGGACTACATCTCCTCGCATCCGATGCCGCAGACGCTGGATGATCTGGCCGACCACCGGATGGTCTACTACATCGAGAATTCGCTGCGGGTCGATGATCTCGACGAGGCGGCCGATGCCCTTCCCCGTGGGGCAGGCTTCTTCCGGTCCACCTCGGTGCATGCGCATGTGCTCGCGACCTCGCACGGGGCCGGGATCGGCATCCTGCCGGACTTCCTCGCCCACGGCAATTCGCGCCTCGTGCAGGTGCTGCCGGAGCTGTTCTCCAAGAAAGTGTCCTATTGGGCCTCGGTCCGTCACGAGTCCCTGCGCAACGCCGGAGTCCGCAAAGTCCTAGAATCCCTCTAA
- a CDS encoding NHL domain-containing thioredoxin family protein, whose protein sequence is MNSSPDISASATSSARDVKVRAPELVGRRWMNSGGKDLTLADLRGKVVLLDFWTFCCINCLHVLDELRPLEEKYAKELVIIGVHSPKFEFERTVEAVDQAVERYQVEHLVLDDPDLVTWQAYTARAWPTLAVIDPEGYLVATMSGEGHAAGLTEIIESLIEEHSAKGTLHSGDGPYVPPPAPETDLFYPGKATRLPSGHLFVADSGHHSLVEYDDDAATIIRRIGTGERGRVDGDFASASFSEPGGITVLPADLAAEVGYQLVVADTVNHTLRGIDLTNETVTTIAGTGEQHMVGAIDNVRGKPGELGRYDGPALDVKLSSPWDVLFVPSTAEVVVAMAGNHTLWSFDPKAGTIRILSGTMNEGLVDGDGESAWFAQSSGLDLGPEGEVFVADSETSAIRRLDPATGEVASLVGVGLFDFGFRDGPAAEARLQHPLGVRSLPDGSVAIADTYNGAIRRFDPKTEEVTTLARGLREPSDIVLIDNAGTPDDAELIVVESAAHALTRVKLPKDAQKVDEGALTTKRPSTEIASGPVSLTVSFTVPAGQKLDDRWGDPTFLQVSATPPELIVSGAGGAEGLSRDIVIDPEFAEGVLHVTARAAACDGEPGGEIPLHAACHLYQQDWGIPVELADSAPNELTLDLRGA, encoded by the coding sequence ATGAACAGCAGTCCAGATATCTCCGCGTCAGCCACCTCCTCGGCACGGGACGTCAAGGTCCGTGCGCCCGAACTCGTCGGTCGCCGGTGGATGAACTCCGGCGGCAAGGATCTGACCCTGGCCGATCTGCGCGGAAAGGTCGTCCTCCTCGACTTCTGGACGTTCTGCTGCATCAACTGCCTCCACGTCCTCGACGAACTGCGCCCGTTGGAGGAGAAGTACGCCAAGGAGCTCGTCATCATCGGCGTGCACTCGCCGAAGTTCGAGTTCGAACGCACCGTCGAAGCCGTCGACCAGGCCGTGGAGCGCTACCAGGTCGAACACCTCGTCCTGGACGATCCCGACCTCGTCACCTGGCAGGCGTACACCGCTCGCGCCTGGCCGACCTTGGCCGTCATCGACCCCGAAGGCTACCTCGTGGCGACCATGTCCGGTGAGGGCCATGCAGCCGGTCTCACCGAGATCATCGAGAGCCTCATCGAGGAGCACTCGGCCAAGGGCACCCTCCATTCCGGCGACGGCCCCTACGTTCCGCCGCCGGCCCCCGAGACGGATCTGTTCTACCCGGGCAAGGCCACTCGCCTGCCCTCGGGCCACCTCTTCGTCGCTGATTCCGGACACCACAGCCTCGTCGAATACGACGACGACGCGGCCACGATCATCCGCCGCATCGGCACCGGTGAACGCGGCCGCGTCGACGGCGACTTCGCCTCGGCGAGCTTCAGCGAACCCGGCGGCATCACCGTGCTGCCTGCCGACCTGGCGGCCGAAGTCGGCTACCAGCTCGTCGTCGCCGACACCGTCAACCACACCCTGCGCGGAATCGACCTGACGAACGAGACGGTCACGACGATCGCCGGCACCGGTGAGCAGCACATGGTCGGCGCCATCGACAATGTCCGCGGCAAGCCCGGTGAGCTGGGACGATATGACGGGCCCGCCCTTGATGTGAAGCTGTCATCGCCGTGGGATGTCCTCTTCGTCCCCTCCACCGCCGAGGTGGTCGTGGCGATGGCAGGCAACCACACCCTCTGGTCTTTCGACCCGAAGGCCGGCACGATCCGCATCCTCTCGGGCACGATGAACGAAGGTCTGGTCGACGGCGATGGGGAGTCTGCGTGGTTCGCTCAGTCCTCCGGCCTCGACCTCGGGCCCGAGGGCGAGGTGTTCGTCGCCGACTCCGAGACCTCGGCGATCCGCCGCCTCGACCCGGCAACCGGTGAGGTGGCCTCACTGGTAGGCGTCGGTCTCTTCGACTTCGGCTTCCGTGACGGGCCCGCCGCCGAGGCGCGCCTGCAGCACCCGCTGGGCGTGCGCAGTCTGCCCGACGGGTCGGTCGCGATCGCCGACACCTACAACGGTGCGATCCGCCGCTTCGACCCGAAGACCGAGGAAGTCACGACTCTGGCGCGCGGACTGCGCGAACCCTCGGACATCGTCCTCATCGACAATGCGGGCACCCCCGACGACGCCGAACTCATCGTCGTCGAATCCGCGGCGCATGCGCTCACTCGGGTGAAGCTGCCCAAGGACGCTCAGAAGGTCGACGAGGGCGCGCTGACGACGAAGCGCCCGTCGACCGAGATCGCCTCCGGTCCGGTGTCGCTGACCGTGAGCTTCACGGTCCCGGCCGGTCAGAAGCTCGACGACCGCTGGGGCGACCCCACGTTCCTGCAGGTGTCTGCGACGCCGCCGGAACTCATCGTCTCCGGAGCCGGCGGAGCCGAAGGGCTCAGCCGCGATATCGTCATCGATCCCGAGTTCGCCGAGGGAGTGCTGCATGTGACTGCGCGGGCCGCCGCCTGCGATGGCGAGCCCGGGGGAGAGATCCCGCTGCACGCGGCCTGCCACCTCTACCAGCAGGACTGGGGAATCCCCGTCGAGCTCGCGGACTCGGCGCCGAACGAACTCACCCTCGACCTCCGGGGCGCCTGA
- a CDS encoding protein kinase: MSDVPQRPRIRPATSDDWHKDSGESAGQNPTYGNGADRSSADFDNSTYYEYLERHTGEQSISKARSGNVFAPAGHSPFDDSHPAGPHQYGNSRQAQWSAGSGGSGAGDDVGGSAQNGPQTPPPPQFPPTAHSESSSGNGLKITVVIIAILMILALVGFFGIRWLAPSSGTVPVDVGSSEPESPSPSPSDDLVQPTKSPEQQLDAYTEQGTKKAADLEGQWVTQVSAKNVGLKADGKTWSAQDILNEYEANKIKYPGAILIHSGDWASYKDGSYWVTVVDTGYSDPEQALDQCRSWGLDRNHCIAKRLVKDGSPKDNSAYLDG, translated from the coding sequence ATGAGCGACGTTCCACAGAGGCCGCGCATTCGTCCGGCGACGAGCGACGACTGGCACAAGGATTCTGGTGAATCCGCTGGTCAGAACCCGACGTACGGGAATGGAGCGGACCGATCGTCTGCCGATTTCGACAACTCGACCTACTACGAGTACCTCGAACGGCACACGGGGGAACAGTCGATCTCGAAAGCCCGCAGCGGCAATGTCTTCGCGCCTGCCGGACACTCACCATTCGATGATTCTCACCCTGCCGGCCCACATCAGTATGGAAATTCTCGGCAGGCTCAGTGGTCTGCCGGCAGTGGCGGCAGCGGCGCCGGCGACGACGTCGGCGGCTCGGCACAGAACGGACCGCAGACTCCTCCTCCACCGCAGTTTCCGCCCACCGCCCACAGCGAATCGTCGTCGGGCAATGGGCTGAAGATCACCGTCGTCATCATCGCCATCCTCATGATTCTGGCTCTGGTGGGATTCTTCGGCATCCGGTGGCTCGCTCCCTCGTCGGGAACCGTCCCCGTCGATGTCGGATCCAGTGAGCCGGAGAGCCCGTCACCCAGCCCGTCCGACGATCTGGTCCAACCGACGAAGAGCCCCGAACAGCAGCTCGACGCCTATACGGAGCAAGGCACGAAGAAGGCCGCTGACCTCGAAGGTCAGTGGGTGACCCAGGTGAGCGCGAAGAACGTCGGCCTCAAGGCCGACGGGAAGACATGGTCGGCGCAGGACATCCTCAACGAGTACGAAGCAAATAAGATCAAGTATCCGGGCGCGATCCTCATCCACAGCGGCGATTGGGCCTCGTACAAGGACGGCAGCTACTGGGTCACGGTCGTCGACACCGGCTACAGCGACCCGGAACAGGCGCTCGACCAGTGCCGTTCGTGGGGCCTCGACCGCAACCACTGCATCGCCAAGCGCCTCGTCAAGGACGGCAGCCCCAAGGACAACAGCGCCTACCTCGACGGATAG